The DNA region CTCTATCGATTAGAGTCAAAAACAATTATCGCAGAACAGATTTTTCAATCAGCGCCTTAGCGCTGATTTTTTTAAAACAAAAATCCTCCCATCTAAGATGAGAGGATCTCCTCCGTTTTAAGATTAACGCTTTTTCGTCGTTTTCTTAGCAGCTTTTCTTTTAGGAGCAGCTTTTTTAACGGTCTTTTTAACAGCTTTCTTTACTGTCTTCTTAGCAACTTTTTTAGGAGCAGCTTTTTTAACAGCTTTCTTTACTGTCTTCTTAGCAACTTTTTTAGGAGCAGCTTTTTTAACAGCTTTCTTTACTGTCTTCTTTGTTTTCTTCATCATAGTGATTACACCTGCCTTTCTGTTTGGTCGTCGCACTTAGCGTGTGATCGAGCGCGTGATGTTGATTCACGCATGCACCAAATAGTATAACACATCTTTTTCTATTTGTGTGTGAAGTGTAGCCTGTGGATTATTTTTTTTTCGAAAAAAATTTTCTTGCTCTAAACAAAAAAGAAAAATGAAAATCATTTCTCTGTAGAATATGGCACCTCATCTTAAGAAATATTTTTCTTAAGATGAGGTGATGAAAACAACATAAGATGGGTGTATATTTTTTTGATGATGAAAAAAATTGAAGTGTGAACTTCGTAAAAAAAAAGAAGGGGATAGGTAGGGCATCTTGACAATAGCCGTTTATTATGTCACCGTGTAGGCGGATATCACGTGCGAGAAGCCTCAAGGTTTTGTGGGTCAGGCGCAAACGGTTATCCTGACTCATTATTGTTTCTTGGGCTTTCGAGCCCATTGTACACGCACATGTCTGCAAAATTGTTTGTCGGCGGCGTTCCATTCCGTGCTACGGAAGAGGAAATCCGCGACCACTTCGCTCAAGCTGGTGAGGTTGTAGAGGTATTCATCCCTCTCGATCGCGAAACTCGTCGTCCTCGTGGCTTCGTTTTCGTCACTATGGCTGACGAAGCTTCGGCTGAAAAAGCTATTGAAATGTTCAACGAACAGGACTTTGGCGGCCGTCAGATCAAGGTTAACCTCGCGCTTCCACAAGAACGCCGTTAATCTTATCTCAAAAAAACCACTCGCAAGAGTGGTTTTTTGTTTGCTACTTATTATGTGTTTTTTATACGATCCCGAGTTGTTTCTTAAGCTCTTCTTCTGCGAGCTCAGGATTAATGCGTCCTTCTGTTGCTTTCATGACACAACCAACAAACCATTTAACGAGTTTTACTTCACCATTTTTTATCTGTTCTGTTTGTTGTGGGTTTTGTGTGATTAAGCGCTCAACCGTTTCTGTGATCATGGCAGGATCGCTAATTTGTCCAAGCGTATGGTCTTCCATGAGCTGGCTTGGATCGGCGCCACTATCAACCATGAGAGCAAGAAGCTTTTGTGCATTCGTGCTACTTACCGCTCCTTCGTAGACAAGTTTTACAAACTCAGCAAAATTTTCTGGAGTGATGCGTAGATCCTCAAAGGAGATTTCTTTTTGTGTGAGAATGGCAGGTAGCTTGCTTAAGAGCCAGCCACTCATAAGTTTCGAGAGCTTAGAAATATCTGCGTCAATATTTGCCGCATTCATCCAAGCTTTTAATTCACTCATGATTTGATCAGCAAAATCCGTCCAGCCATTACTTACAATGAGTTTTACGTCATCAGCGGTAAATTGATACTCCTCAACAAGACGTGCACGTTTTGCAGCAGGAAGTTCTGGGAGACGTGTCTTTTCTTGTTCGCGAATTGCGCTAAGGACAAGTGGTGGTAAGTCTGGTTCAGGAAAGTAGCGATAGTCGGCGCTATTTTCTTTGCTACGTTGTTCAAAGGTTTTGCCGGTATTTTCATCCCAGCCACGTGTTGCGCCTTGAGGGATTTCGCCTCGGTCATGCATTTCGTTTTGACGTGCAATCTCATACGTTAATGCATGCTCTACTGAACGGAATGAGTTCAGATTTTTGATCTCTACTTTTGGATTGAACTCATCTTGAAGACGGCGACCATTTTCGTCGACTTCTAAAAGCGAGATATTTGCGTCACAACGCATATGGCCTTTTTCCATGTCAGCAGCAGATGAGCCGATCGCGCGTAGAATGTTTTGCATCTCTTGTACGTATGCTTTTGCTTCGGCTGGTGAGCGCAGATCAGGTTCGCTTACAATCTCAATCAAAGGAGAGCCGCCTCGGTTATAATCAACAAGTGTGGCTTGAGAGGCGCCATCATGTGAATTCTTTGCGGCGTCTTCTTCGAGATGGGCGCGTGTAATGCCTACGCGAATACGATCTCTCGGAGCTTCTTGTCCCGGAACATCAATCCAGAGCTCGCCATCAATACAAATTGGGTGATCAAATTGGGAGATCTGGTAGCCTTTTGGTAAGTCGGGATAAAAGTAGTTTTTGCGATCAAAGTGTGCCTCATCAGGGATACGGCATCCAAGGGCAAGACCTAGGCGTACACCGAGGTGAACAGCTTCTTGGTTAACGGCAGGCAATGCTCCTGGCTGACCCGTACATATGGGGCAAATAGCTGTATTTGGTGCGGTGGCATCGTCAACATTAGGGCAAGAGCAAAACATTTTGCTCTTGGTTTTAAGTCGGGCATGGATTTCGAGGCCGATAATGGTAATACGAGGCATAGAATACAGAGTTTTTACCCCGTTTACCGTTTGGGGTCAATTAAGCAAAATCCCCGCAAGAGCGGGGATTTTGATCAAACCAAGAAGGGGATTAAGCCGTTTCTTTGAGGTTCTTATAAAGACGAACCGTAAAAATAAGAAAGAGTGGGATAAAGAAGGATTGGACAACAGCGCTAAGCATTTGACCAAATGAGCTTGTAGAAGCTTCTGAAGCTTGGCCGAGACCACCAACAAGTAAGCCGATAAAGGCACCAAGGATGAGGGTAACAAGAACCATCAAAATACCAAAGACAAGGCCACTTGCGAGACTGCGCCAGAAGGCTGCCCACCAGCGCCCTTTAACAAGTTCAGATGAGCGTTTAAGTGCTTCAACACCTCTTTTGTCTTCATCAAGAAGTACGACATTAGCAAAGGCAAGACGACCTGCAAGCCAAATACCTGGGATAATAAGCAAAATGGTCGCACCTAAAATAGCAAAACCTTGAATAATACCAACCCAGATTGCCGGCCAAAAGTATTTCCAGCCAATAGCATTGTCGAGTGCTGTTACTTTTTGATCGGCTGCTTTTCTTAATAAAGCATGTGTAAAGCTATTTGATGTATGAATCAAGAGAACAGAGCTTGCAATGGTAAAAAGCAAGAAAATAACGGTATTCGTTGGAGTAAAATCTGTAGCCGTTTTTACAATAAAAGCACCAGGAAGTGCCGCGATAATGTTTGCAATCAAAAAGCGTACAGCACCTTCAAGATTAAAGCGCCAATCATTACGAAATTGGTCCCAGCTCGTTCGGATGAGCTCGCCGGCGGAGATGAGGGGTTTATTCATATGATCTAATCTTAGCAAAAATAGGTAAAAATATAAAGAACCCCCAGTGATGGGGGCTCTATCCGAGATAGGGTGCGAGCGCCGTGAAGACTCGCTCAAAATTTTCTTGTTTTGAACCCTGCACGCCAATATCAATGATACGAGTACCTTGATCTGTGAAGATTTTTCGCAGTTCTTGGGAATGATAGTTGGTGCGACAGGCGTCTTGAACAGCCTCTGCATCAAAGATCGAAGGATCTTCTTTTGGTCCGCGTGCCTTACGTCGACGCTCAGCTTCTTTGTTGGAGATGCTGAGGACGAGGAGGGCTTTTGGCGCGTATCTGAGTTCGAGTTGGTTACCCGGCTCGCTCATGATCTCATCGAGGGTGATCGATGGATCAACTGCAGGCTGATAGGCGAGCGAAGACGAGAGTCCTCGCACCTGAATGACTGTGCCACCAGTTTTGAGAAACGGGATCACAAGTTGCTCATAGAGCGCTAAGCGATCTTCACCGTACATCTTCACAAGTGTGCGTTGACTCGTCTGACTACCAGGTACGATGTGGTCACGTAGGCGATAGGATGCGCCTCTATGCGTCACATAGCTTGGTTCGCAGACGAGTAAGAACTCGGCTTTTAGTACATCAGGATGATCGGGCAGCGGTAGCTGTCCGTACTCCTTCTGAAACTCGATCGCATCAAAAACGCGACGTCCGCCTTGGGCGAGTGTGTCGAGAATGGTGCGGGCAAGGGTGTCCTTGCCGGCGCCGTCAATTGCTTCGAAGACAAATATTTTGGAGTTCATGTGGCTACCACTCGATGATACGTCGCGAAGTGATATCCGTCACCTCGGACGACGGTGTCGGTCTCAAGCTTCCAGATCTTGCGGTCGAGGGGCTTGAAGAAGACGTCGCCGTTCATGTCGTTCACGATGCGCGTGAGGTAGACAGTGTCTGCATAGGGCAGGGCGGCATTGTAGATGTCGCCACCGCCGATAATGCAGACCTCCGGTACCAGTAGCACGTCGAGCGCCGTCTCGAGCGAAGGCGCCACGAAAGCGCCCTTGAGCGAGAGGTTACTC from Candidatus Nomurabacteria bacterium includes:
- a CDS encoding RNA-binding protein; this encodes MSAKLFVGGVPFRATEEEIRDHFAQAGEVVEVFIPLDRETRRPRGFVFVTMADEASAEKAIEMFNEQDFGGRQIKVNLALPQERR
- the gatB gene encoding Asp-tRNA(Asn)/Glu-tRNA(Gln) amidotransferase subunit GatB, yielding MPRITIIGLEIHARLKTKSKMFCSCPNVDDATAPNTAICPICTGQPGALPAVNQEAVHLGVRLGLALGCRIPDEAHFDRKNYFYPDLPKGYQISQFDHPICIDGELWIDVPGQEAPRDRIRVGITRAHLEEDAAKNSHDGASQATLVDYNRGGSPLIEIVSEPDLRSPAEAKAYVQEMQNILRAIGSSAADMEKGHMRCDANISLLEVDENGRRLQDEFNPKVEIKNLNSFRSVEHALTYEIARQNEMHDRGEIPQGATRGWDENTGKTFEQRSKENSADYRYFPEPDLPPLVLSAIREQEKTRLPELPAAKRARLVEEYQFTADDVKLIVSNGWTDFADQIMSELKAWMNAANIDADISKLSKLMSGWLLSKLPAILTQKEISFEDLRITPENFAEFVKLVYEGAVSSTNAQKLLALMVDSGADPSQLMEDHTLGQISDPAMITETVERLITQNPQQTEQIKNGEVKLVKWFVGCVMKATEGRINPELAEEELKKQLGIV
- a CDS encoding dihydrofolate reductase, encoding MYGKSKISLIVAANNRDVIGADGGIPWGPIKEDMKRFRELTMGKPNVMGRKTWNSLPEKFRPLPGRINVVISRQSNLSLKGAFVAPSLETALDVLLVPEVCIIGGGDIYNAALPYADTVYLTRIVNDMNGDVFFKPLDRKIWKLETDTVVRGDGYHFATYHRVVAT